A genomic stretch from Gemmatimonadota bacterium includes:
- a CDS encoding GTPase Era produces the protein MAFKSGYVIIAGRTNVGKSTLFNALVGERLSIISPKPQTTRNNILGIVTDKQAQMIFLDTPGILSARYRLHEFMNRQIGRAYQSADVLLGIVDGSKLDTSYDAEVRQIFGQWDIPKIIAVNKTDLISRTQVQRCEQQIRASLATQGVLSVSALTGHGLQELHTALRQALPEGPQYYPEDTLTEQPERFFVAELIREEVFHHLRQELPYATAIDIEAFEENRPKVYIQANIIVERNSQKGIVIGRGGKTLKTIGHQARKKIEAFLEHPIYLDLHVKVYENWRKKDTALRSLGYGLS, from the coding sequence ATGGCTTTCAAATCTGGATATGTCATAATCGCGGGACGAACCAATGTCGGCAAATCCACACTTTTTAATGCACTCGTGGGGGAGCGTCTATCCATTATTTCACCCAAACCCCAAACTACCCGTAATAATATCCTGGGAATTGTGACAGATAAACAGGCTCAAATGATATTTCTCGATACCCCCGGTATCTTGTCTGCGCGCTATCGCCTTCACGAATTTATGAACCGGCAAATCGGGCGTGCATATCAAAGTGCAGATGTGCTTTTGGGCATTGTCGATGGTTCAAAACTCGACACCTCCTATGACGCCGAAGTACGACAAATCTTCGGACAATGGGATATTCCCAAAATCATCGCCGTAAACAAGACCGACCTCATCTCGCGCACGCAAGTCCAACGCTGCGAGCAACAGATTCGCGCCTCACTTGCTACGCAGGGCGTCTTATCTGTGTCGGCCCTCACTGGACATGGCCTGCAAGAGCTTCACACAGCCCTGCGCCAAGCACTGCCAGAAGGCCCACAATACTATCCGGAAGATACGCTCACCGAACAGCCCGAAAGATTTTTTGTTGCGGAACTCATTCGAGAGGAAGTATTCCACCATCTCCGCCAGGAATTGCCTTATGCAACGGCAATCGACATTGAGGCTTTTGAAGAAAACCGCCCCAAAGTCTATATTCAGGCTAATATCATTGTCGAACGCAATTCACAAAAAGGCATTGTCATAGGACGGGGGGGAAAAACCCTCAAAACCATTGGACATCAGGCACGAAAAAAAATCGAGGCATTTTTGGAACACCCAATTTATCTCGACCTGCACGTCAAAGTCTATGAGAACTGGCGAAAAAAAGACACCGCCCTTCGCAGCCTGGGATATGGCCTGTCATGA
- a CDS encoding PorV/PorQ family protein, with translation MKRFATLALYCMCALTSPTHAQTSHYAGDPLLLGAGARALGMGSAYIALSFDATAVYWNPAGLAPEVYSRTDFDKNSLPPKREIHVQHAEQFGGSINHDILALRLPIRKGGIGLGIVRAGVDGIALTGLEDPDRPIGPDNRPVIIDKIGTADYVFRIAYGRHITDKLRLGAGIKMIRRDLSVGIGSGFGLDIGLLYLPTSTFRIGATIRDLTKTRIAFPDGITDRISPSLLIGLALLRRVPGGDMTVGFSTHLNDEKSTREKTSSIQLGTEYRLQHRLAFRLGYKDGHFTAGTGLQLRRFGVDLAFMEHDQLDNTYRISATLFF, from the coding sequence TTGAAACGCTTTGCGACCCTGGCGTTGTATTGCATGTGCGCGCTCACAAGTCCAACCCATGCACAGACATCCCATTATGCAGGTGATCCACTCTTATTGGGGGCAGGTGCCCGCGCTCTGGGCATGGGCAGTGCTTATATCGCGCTCAGTTTTGATGCAACAGCAGTCTATTGGAATCCCGCAGGACTTGCCCCAGAGGTGTATTCCAGGACAGACTTCGACAAAAATTCATTACCACCCAAACGAGAAATTCACGTACAACATGCCGAACAATTTGGCGGTAGTATAAATCACGATATTTTGGCATTGCGCTTGCCCATAAGAAAAGGCGGCATTGGCCTGGGCATTGTTCGCGCTGGCGTTGATGGGATTGCCCTGACGGGTCTGGAAGATCCAGACCGTCCAATTGGCCCAGACAACCGTCCCGTAATAATCGACAAAATCGGCACTGCTGATTATGTCTTTCGAATCGCTTATGGGCGACATATCACAGATAAATTGCGTCTTGGGGCGGGTATAAAAATGATTAGACGCGATCTCAGCGTGGGCATCGGAAGCGGCTTTGGCCTGGACATCGGCCTGCTCTATCTGCCCACTTCGACGTTTCGCATTGGCGCGACAATACGCGATCTTACAAAGACGCGCATTGCATTTCCCGACGGCATTACAGATCGCATTTCGCCGTCTCTTCTCATTGGCCTTGCACTTCTACGCAGGGTGCCCGGCGGTGATATGACAGTCGGTTTTAGCACGCACCTGAATGACGAAAAATCGACACGGGAAAAAACGAGCAGCATACAACTGGGGACAGAATACCGCCTGCAACACCGCCTTGCATTTCGCCTCGGATATAAGGATGGGCACTTTACAGCGGGCACTGGCTTGCAACTTCGTCGATTTGGCGTAGATCTCGCCTTCATGGAACACGACCAACTCGACAATACGTACCGCATTTCGGCCACTTTATTTTTTTGA